From the genome of Geoglobus ahangari, one region includes:
- the meaB gene encoding methylmalonyl Co-A mutase-associated GTPase MeaB yields MNVDDIVRGIEEGNRRALARAITYVENEYPEGKEIMKRIFSRTGKAHVVGITGFPGVGKSTTVSKLVQKFREVGKTVGVVAVDPGSPFTGGALLGDRLRMEGLDVNRNLWLDPGVFFRSMSSRGKAGGLAAKTGDVIRLLDAFGFDVILVETVGAGQSEVDIVEVADTSIVVMMPEMGDEIQINKAGILEIGDIYVVNKADLGGAEKTVKWLKSMIMMDQEAVDILSKTTHADELAVQSGEIFERMKKSKDWVPPIITTVADKGEGIDELVKAIEDHFEYLKKSGKLTERRVRRLSRELFDLIMDEIKQILSRNERIDFRDYVERVVKGEKDPHTSAEEIVERLLRVGCS; encoded by the coding sequence ATGAACGTGGACGATATAGTAAGGGGCATCGAGGAGGGCAACAGGAGAGCTCTGGCAAGGGCGATAACGTACGTTGAGAACGAGTACCCTGAGGGCAAGGAGATAATGAAGAGAATCTTCAGCAGAACAGGAAAGGCGCACGTTGTCGGCATAACCGGTTTTCCCGGTGTGGGGAAGTCAACGACCGTGAGCAAGCTCGTCCAGAAGTTCAGGGAGGTCGGGAAGACTGTTGGTGTGGTTGCCGTTGATCCCGGCTCTCCGTTCACAGGCGGTGCCCTGCTGGGTGACAGGCTCAGGATGGAAGGGCTGGATGTGAACAGGAACCTCTGGCTCGACCCGGGAGTGTTCTTCAGGAGCATGAGCTCTCGTGGAAAGGCCGGAGGGCTTGCGGCCAAGACGGGGGATGTGATAAGGCTCCTCGATGCATTCGGCTTCGACGTGATTCTCGTTGAGACTGTTGGGGCGGGTCAGAGCGAGGTGGACATTGTCGAGGTTGCCGACACGAGCATAGTCGTCATGATGCCCGAGATGGGAGATGAGATTCAGATAAACAAGGCCGGTATCCTCGAAATCGGAGACATCTATGTGGTGAACAAGGCAGATCTTGGCGGGGCGGAGAAGACTGTGAAGTGGCTGAAGTCCATGATCATGATGGATCAGGAGGCGGTGGACATACTGAGCAAGACCACTCATGCCGATGAGCTCGCTGTACAGAGCGGGGAGATCTTCGAGAGGATGAAGAAGTCCAAAGACTGGGTGCCCCCCATAATCACCACCGTGGCCGACAAGGGGGAGGGTATAGATGAGCTGGTGAAGGCAATAGAGGACCACTTCGAGTACCTGAAGAAGTCCGGCAAGCTGACCGAGAGGAGGGTCAGGAGGCTCAGCAGAGAGCTGTTCGACCTCATAATGGACGAGATAAAGCAGATCCTCAGCAGAAACGAGAGGATAGACTTCAGGGACTACGTGGAGAGGGTCGTCAAGGGTGAGAAGGACCCGCACACATCCGCTGAGGAGATTGTGGAGAGGCTTCTCAGGGTGGGGTGCTCTTGA
- a CDS encoding DUF166 domain-containing protein encodes MEIGIIYSGEFGRRFVSNLTYPDSCPHFGACGIDECDHCKSYDLSSSIVFARELEEPSTYGVYIEEPERIVGEVECEVLVAINLHPDIIAELPEFAGVKCLIVPVEHPAWLSVGLREQVRRKCEEVGIEFYAPKPFCASNTPLADLGFGKPEFRVKMDGNVVEQVEVVRSDPCGNAYYVARRMRGYEILDVGEFWKDIHQHQCAYPCLASMERDAEIREAPFHLAGYVMVYQFSKACGVDAESFVPEHMKKFVLDSV; translated from the coding sequence ATGGAAATCGGGATCATTTACTCAGGCGAGTTCGGAAGGCGATTCGTCTCAAACCTCACATATCCGGACAGCTGCCCTCACTTCGGGGCTTGCGGGATTGATGAGTGCGATCACTGCAAGAGCTACGACCTCTCTTCCTCCATCGTCTTTGCGAGGGAGCTCGAGGAGCCCTCGACGTACGGGGTTTACATAGAGGAGCCCGAGAGGATAGTTGGAGAGGTGGAGTGCGAGGTGCTCGTGGCGATAAACCTCCATCCTGACATAATCGCCGAGCTTCCCGAATTTGCGGGCGTGAAATGCCTGATAGTGCCCGTGGAGCATCCGGCATGGCTCTCTGTCGGCCTGAGAGAGCAGGTGAGGAGAAAATGTGAGGAAGTAGGGATTGAATTCTACGCTCCTAAACCGTTTTGCGCGTCAAATACTCCTCTGGCGGATCTGGGGTTTGGAAAACCCGAGTTCAGGGTGAAGATGGACGGGAACGTTGTTGAGCAGGTCGAGGTTGTGAGGAGCGACCCCTGCGGCAACGCCTACTACGTGGCAAGGAGGATGAGGGGCTACGAAATCCTAGACGTTGGCGAGTTCTGGAAGGACATACACCAGCACCAGTGCGCCTATCCGTGTCTTGCGAGCATGGAGAGGGACGCTGAGATCAGGGAGGCTCCATTCCACCTCGCGGGCTACGTCATGGTCTACCAGTTCAGCAAGGCGTGTGGGGTTGATGCTGAGAGCTTTGTTCCCGAGCACATGAAAAAATTTGTGTTGGATTCGGTCTGA
- a CDS encoding CaiB/BaiF CoA transferase family protein → MSDWVEWAKENCNVLNAKDKPEALDDVLVLDLSYGNFAGLFASSLLAEFGAEVIRIEPPGGDIARKMTPYGLKIKDTGLAYIVEGRNKFHITLNLESEEGREIFKELAEKADVVIETFKPGYMDSLGIGYRQLSKINPGLIYTAIYSYGHFGSKAGKGLPDYDVINQAMGGITWTTGIPEEYEEYPEHTRVPTKMGPWMGWYVGGGFAAFGIMVALFWRTISGKGQFIDVSEAEAMAKVQNYYVQYYHTFRDTINRVANFDPAVFPYTLIKVKDGMAFIAGFSDPNWKALCTILGREDLIDKYPTIKERLTPENWPKALKELEKVTVNMTTEELIQATLEYKGEGTAVAGELLTPKESFEVENWWLRGALMKVKDPYYGELAVQGIAPKHEKTPGRIKWLCKPVGEDNEFIYKKYLGYGKSRLEELKKNGVI, encoded by the coding sequence ATGAGTGACTGGGTTGAGTGGGCAAAGGAGAACTGCAACGTTCTCAATGCGAAGGATAAGCCCGAGGCGCTTGACGACGTCCTCGTGCTCGATTTGAGCTATGGCAATTTCGCGGGTCTTTTCGCCTCATCACTGCTCGCGGAGTTTGGAGCTGAGGTCATAAGGATCGAGCCACCCGGCGGCGACATAGCGAGGAAGATGACACCTTACGGCTTGAAGATCAAGGACACGGGGCTTGCGTACATCGTCGAGGGAAGGAACAAGTTCCACATCACCCTCAACCTCGAGAGCGAGGAGGGCAGGGAGATATTCAAGGAGCTGGCCGAGAAGGCTGATGTGGTCATTGAGACGTTCAAGCCCGGCTACATGGACTCCCTCGGCATAGGCTACAGGCAGCTCAGCAAGATAAATCCGGGGTTGATTTACACCGCCATCTACTCTTACGGCCACTTCGGCAGCAAGGCGGGGAAGGGCCTGCCGGACTACGACGTGATCAATCAGGCGATGGGAGGGATAACTTGGACGACAGGAATTCCCGAGGAATACGAGGAGTATCCAGAGCACACGAGGGTTCCCACTAAGATGGGCCCGTGGATGGGATGGTACGTCGGTGGAGGTTTCGCGGCCTTCGGAATAATGGTCGCCCTCTTCTGGAGGACGATCTCAGGAAAGGGACAGTTCATTGACGTCTCAGAGGCCGAGGCTATGGCGAAGGTGCAGAACTACTACGTGCAGTACTATCACACCTTCAGGGACACCATCAACAGGGTTGCGAACTTCGATCCGGCGGTGTTCCCGTACACACTCATCAAGGTGAAGGACGGCATGGCGTTCATAGCTGGTTTCAGCGACCCCAACTGGAAGGCTCTCTGTACGATACTTGGCAGGGAGGATCTGATAGACAAGTACCCGACGATAAAGGAGAGGCTCACGCCCGAGAACTGGCCCAAAGCTTTGAAGGAGCTTGAGAAGGTTACGGTTAACATGACGACCGAGGAGCTGATTCAGGCGACCCTCGAGTACAAGGGAGAGGGTACAGCTGTTGCGGGCGAATTACTCACGCCGAAGGAGAGCTTCGAGGTCGAGAACTGGTGGCTCAGAGGAGCGCTGATGAAGGTCAAGGATCCCTATTATGGAGAGCTCGCCGTGCAGGGAATAGCTCCGAAGCACGAGAAGACGCCGGGCAGGATAAAGTGGCTCTGCAAGCCTGTTGGAGAGGACAACGAGTTCATCTACAAGAAGTACCTCGGCTACGGAAAGTCGAGGCTCGAGGAGCTCAAGAAGAACGGCGTGATTTAA
- a CDS encoding bifunctional 5,6,7,8-tetrahydromethanopterin hydro-lyase/3-hexulose-6-phosphate synthase: MEYRIGEALVGTGDEVAHIDLMIGTKDSPVGEAFANALSQLSAGHTPLLAVLRPNLITKPPAVIIPKVTVKDMFQAELIFGPAQMAVAKAIADAVEDGIIPKEKAEDYVIVVSVFIHPKAKNKEKVFYYNYSATKLAIKRAMQSFPDVDTVLYEKDRSFHPFAGRKLTRLWDPPYLQVAIDIPSLEEVLRVLRYIPDSDHIIYEVGTPLAKRYGAEVILKLREEKPDAFFVLDLKTLDTGNLEARMAVDATANAVVISGLAPINTIKKAVNEAQKLGIYCVVDMLNVEDPVSRLDKIVEAGVKPDVVELHRAIDSEHEEPPWKFARPIKEKHDVLVAVAGGIRPENVEDAISGGADMLVVGRAITRARDIEGAARRFLANMKPDTDQFRVMTDF, encoded by the coding sequence ATGGAGTACAGGATCGGAGAGGCTCTGGTCGGAACGGGAGATGAGGTCGCCCACATAGACCTCATGATCGGGACGAAGGACAGCCCCGTGGGCGAGGCATTTGCCAACGCCCTTTCCCAGCTCTCTGCAGGCCACACACCCCTGCTCGCGGTTCTGAGGCCAAACCTGATCACCAAGCCTCCCGCCGTGATAATCCCGAAGGTCACGGTCAAGGACATGTTCCAGGCCGAGCTCATCTTCGGGCCGGCACAGATGGCTGTTGCGAAGGCGATAGCTGATGCGGTTGAGGACGGGATAATCCCGAAGGAGAAAGCTGAGGACTACGTCATCGTCGTGAGCGTCTTCATTCACCCCAAGGCTAAGAACAAGGAGAAGGTGTTCTACTACAACTACAGCGCCACCAAGCTCGCAATCAAGAGGGCAATGCAGAGCTTCCCTGACGTAGACACGGTGCTCTACGAGAAGGACAGAAGCTTCCACCCGTTCGCGGGAAGAAAGCTCACCAGACTCTGGGATCCACCCTACCTGCAGGTGGCAATAGACATTCCGAGCCTCGAGGAGGTGCTCAGGGTTCTCAGGTACATCCCGGACAGCGACCACATAATTTACGAGGTCGGCACACCGCTGGCCAAGAGGTATGGGGCCGAGGTGATCCTGAAGCTCAGGGAGGAGAAGCCCGACGCGTTCTTCGTGCTCGATCTCAAGACCCTCGACACGGGCAACCTCGAGGCGAGGATGGCGGTGGATGCAACTGCCAACGCGGTCGTGATCTCCGGACTCGCGCCGATAAACACGATAAAGAAGGCCGTGAACGAGGCTCAGAAGCTCGGGATATACTGCGTCGTGGACATGCTGAACGTCGAGGACCCCGTAAGCAGGCTGGACAAGATCGTCGAGGCTGGTGTGAAGCCCGATGTCGTCGAATTGCACAGGGCCATAGACTCGGAGCATGAAGAGCCTCCGTGGAAGTTCGCAAGGCCGATAAAGGAGAAGCACGACGTCCTTGTGGCCGTGGCAGGAGGAATAAGGCCGGAGAACGTTGAGGACGCAATTTCCGGAGGTGCGGACATGCTCGTGGTTGGAAGGGCGATAACGAGGGCAAGGGACATAGAGGGGGCGGCGAGGAGATTTCTGGCGAATATGAAGCCCGACACGGATCAGTTCCGTGTCATGACAGATTTCTGA
- a CDS encoding cob(I)yrinic acid a,c-diamide adenosyltransferase, whose translation MLLKTSDKTHLFNLELVSKDDLRIEAVGSIDEANAYIGLAKTKIDDERLRKILHDVQVNMFRAGSQVVGGDEKITKADLEELLEIVRRMEGEVEFPRSFIILERDEVSAVLSVARSVVRRAERRVVSLYRNGLVDYTLVEWLNKLSYLLYLMILAVQKGEYEPVEL comes from the coding sequence GTGCTCTTGAAGACCTCCGATAAAACCCACCTTTTTAATCTGGAGCTCGTCAGCAAAGATGATTTGAGGATAGAGGCTGTTGGGAGCATAGACGAGGCAAACGCGTATATAGGGCTCGCGAAGACCAAAATTGATGATGAAAGGCTGAGAAAGATCCTGCACGACGTGCAGGTGAACATGTTCCGGGCAGGCTCGCAGGTCGTTGGTGGGGATGAGAAAATAACGAAGGCAGACCTCGAAGAGCTGCTCGAGATCGTCAGGAGGATGGAGGGCGAGGTTGAGTTTCCGAGGAGCTTCATAATCCTCGAGAGGGATGAGGTTTCTGCCGTTCTGAGCGTTGCGAGGAGCGTTGTCAGAAGGGCAGAGAGGAGGGTTGTCTCCCTTTACAGGAACGGGCTTGTGGACTACACCCTCGTCGAGTGGCTCAACAAGCTGAGCTACCTGCTCTACCTCATGATCCTTGCGGTTCAGAAGGGGGAGTACGAGCCGGTGGAGCTATGA
- a CDS encoding nucleotidyltransferase family protein, with protein sequence MLSRTEIMEMIIKHWNEIERFGVKRLWLFGSYAKGEQSEKSDIDILVEFEKGKKTFDNYMDLKFFLEDLLGVEVDLITVEALKPGIKDAVWKEAVPIEGL encoded by the coding sequence ATGCTCTCCAGAACTGAAATCATGGAAATGATAATCAAACACTGGAACGAAATCGAGAGATTTGGAGTTAAAAGACTCTGGCTTTTCGGCTCCTATGCAAAAGGAGAACAGAGCGAGAAGAGCGATATCGACATTCTCGTGGAATTCGAGAAAGGAAAGAAAACTTTCGACAATTACATGGACCTTAAATTCTTCCTTGAAGACCTGCTTGGAGTAGAAGTTGATCTTATCACAGTTGAGGCTCTGAAGCCAGGAATTAAAGACGCAGTCTGGAAGGAGGCTGTCCCGATTGAGGGATTATAG
- the tpiA gene encoding triose-phosphate isomerase, with protein MKAVIINFKAYGEGSGERALALAKAVKEISEKVDFYMAIAPNFLDIPEIVKSVDIDVFAQHADAVSYGSHTGRITPEMLKEKGVKGSLINHSERRLRLADIDYLVSKFKELGLTSVVCTNNVSTTRAAAALSPDYVAIEPPELIGSGIPVSKAEPEVVENSVKAAKGINPEVKVLCGAGIATYEDVVAAIDLGADGVLLASGVVKASDQKRALEELVGLR; from the coding sequence GTGAAGGCCGTAATCATAAACTTTAAGGCGTATGGGGAGGGGAGTGGAGAGAGGGCCTTGGCCCTCGCTAAGGCCGTGAAGGAGATTTCCGAGAAGGTGGACTTCTACATGGCCATCGCCCCGAACTTCCTCGACATTCCCGAGATAGTGAAAAGCGTGGACATAGACGTTTTCGCACAGCACGCAGATGCTGTCAGCTACGGGAGCCACACGGGGAGGATCACCCCTGAGATGCTGAAGGAGAAGGGAGTTAAGGGGAGCCTGATAAACCACAGCGAGAGGAGGCTCAGGCTTGCGGACATAGACTATCTGGTCTCGAAGTTTAAGGAACTCGGGCTCACCTCGGTCGTCTGCACCAACAACGTCTCCACCACAAGGGCTGCTGCCGCGCTTTCTCCAGACTACGTGGCGATAGAGCCTCCTGAGCTGATAGGAAGCGGAATCCCCGTGAGCAAAGCTGAACCAGAGGTGGTCGAGAACTCCGTCAAGGCGGCAAAGGGAATCAACCCGGAGGTAAAGGTGCTCTGCGGCGCAGGAATTGCCACGTATGAGGACGTTGTCGCTGCGATAGACCTCGGAGCAGATGGTGTTCTGCTGGCGAGCGGAGTTGTGAAGGCCAGCGACCAGAAGAGGGCACTTGAGGAACTCGTCGGACTGAGATAG
- a CDS encoding CaiB/BaiF CoA transferase family protein, which translates to MSDSREVRDIEDLPYTEYVREILNPEKTFEKPEPLKGIRVIEIGTLVLGPMLPTYLAEFGAEVIKVELPGIGDTMRALTPFAKFYKNLALGFEAANNSKYHVSIDLRTPEGKELMYKLVKKADVLVENFRPGTTDRWGLGYRQLSEINPGLVYISMSGFGQWGPFTVRPSYDAVAQATSGLMETTGFKEAMPLKVGDWIGDYYGALIGAFAVMVGLYYRQKTGKGQYIDLSQAENLVRNMDWTWLYVFLTGKNRERTGNRDVAVVPSDIVKVKDGYVAIAAFKEEEFRGLCEAMHRYDLFEKFADIEERQKPENQEVIYKAIHEWAKDKTVKELEELAEKHGFAAAKVMSAKDQYEDEHWNERKAVWKYEDPLWGELAEVAPVPKLSESPGRIKWTARPLGFDNEYVFVRLLGLSIDELKELYKKGVIGKYSREIPRTCPPDDWDGKSGLFFPEVRADE; encoded by the coding sequence ATGTCTGATAGCAGGGAGGTTAGAGATATTGAGGATCTGCCGTATACGGAATACGTCAGGGAAATTCTGAATCCAGAGAAAACTTTCGAGAAGCCCGAGCCTCTGAAGGGGATCAGAGTTATCGAGATCGGAACTCTTGTTCTCGGGCCAATGCTTCCAACGTATCTGGCCGAGTTCGGAGCGGAGGTCATAAAGGTGGAGCTTCCGGGTATTGGAGACACGATGAGGGCACTCACACCGTTCGCGAAGTTCTACAAGAACCTCGCCCTCGGATTTGAGGCCGCGAACAACAGCAAGTACCACGTGTCCATAGACCTCAGAACACCCGAGGGCAAGGAGCTGATGTACAAGCTCGTAAAGAAGGCTGACGTGCTTGTTGAGAACTTCAGGCCCGGGACAACGGACAGGTGGGGCCTCGGCTACAGGCAGCTGAGCGAGATCAATCCGGGGCTGGTTTACATCAGCATGTCCGGCTTCGGCCAGTGGGGTCCGTTCACTGTAAGGCCGAGCTACGATGCAGTTGCGCAGGCCACCTCTGGGCTGATGGAGACGACAGGCTTCAAGGAGGCGATGCCACTCAAGGTGGGTGACTGGATCGGTGACTATTACGGCGCTCTAATCGGCGCTTTTGCGGTGATGGTCGGCCTCTACTACAGGCAGAAAACAGGCAAGGGCCAGTACATAGACCTCTCGCAGGCTGAGAACCTCGTGAGGAACATGGACTGGACCTGGCTTTACGTCTTCCTCACGGGGAAGAACAGAGAGAGGACGGGCAACAGGGACGTTGCTGTTGTTCCCTCAGACATAGTCAAGGTCAAGGATGGATACGTTGCCATTGCAGCCTTCAAGGAGGAGGAGTTCAGAGGGCTCTGCGAGGCGATGCACCGCTACGACCTCTTTGAGAAGTTCGCCGACATAGAGGAGAGGCAGAAGCCGGAGAATCAGGAGGTCATCTACAAAGCCATACACGAGTGGGCGAAGGACAAGACCGTCAAGGAGCTCGAGGAGCTTGCAGAGAAGCACGGGTTTGCGGCGGCGAAGGTCATGAGCGCCAAGGATCAGTATGAGGACGAGCACTGGAATGAGAGGAAGGCCGTGTGGAAGTATGAAGACCCGCTGTGGGGCGAGCTGGCTGAGGTTGCGCCAGTTCCAAAGCTCAGCGAGAGCCCGGGGAGGATAAAGTGGACCGCAAGGCCGCTGGGCTTCGACAACGAGTACGTGTTCGTAAGGCTGCTGGGGCTGAGCATAGACGAGCTCAAGGAGCTCTACAAGAAGGGGGTCATAGGAAAGTACAGCAGGGAGATTCCGAGAACCTGCCCGCCAGACGACTGGGACGGAAAGTCCGGCCTCTTCTTCCCGGAGGTGAGGGCTGATGAGTGA
- a CDS encoding cobalamin-dependent protein, with product MARTGSQSSSNFLEVVEVDRKIRVLVAKVGLDGHDRGAKVVARFLRDAGFEVIYTGLHRTPQEVAMAAVQEDVDVVGISLHSGAHMTLVPKVMKYIEEYGGDLSEMVIIVGGIVPEDDIQKLKEMGVDEVFIPGTPIEKIVDFIREKVPEKKGLKEKAEA from the coding sequence ATGGCACGTACAGGAAGCCAATCATCATCTAATTTTTTGGAGGTGGTAGAGGTGGATAGGAAGATCAGGGTTCTCGTCGCAAAGGTCGGGCTGGACGGTCACGACAGGGGTGCAAAGGTTGTTGCGAGGTTCTTGAGGGACGCCGGCTTTGAGGTCATCTACACCGGCCTTCACCGCACCCCGCAGGAAGTTGCTATGGCTGCTGTGCAGGAGGATGTTGATGTTGTCGGAATTTCCCTGCACAGCGGGGCCCACATGACGCTCGTGCCGAAGGTCATGAAGTACATCGAGGAGTACGGCGGAGACCTGAGCGAGATGGTCATCATCGTGGGCGGAATCGTGCCTGAGGACGACATCCAGAAGCTCAAGGAGATGGGCGTGGACGAGGTGTTCATCCCCGGAACCCCCATAGAGAAGATCGTGGACTTCATAAGGGAGAAGGTTCCGGAGAAGAAGGGGCTTAAGGAGAAGGCGGAAGCATGA
- a CDS encoding HepT-like ribonuclease domain-containing protein, with translation MRDYRLYIDDILEAIQRIEEYTAGMDFEDFAENRLVVDAVVRNLEIIGESCRALPREIREKYPDIEWRKIVGLRNILIHQYFGVDLELVWDIVKNKLPELEIKIKEIKRDLNASSA, from the coding sequence TTGAGGGATTATAGACTGTATATCGACGACATACTTGAAGCAATACAGAGAATAGAAGAATACACTGCAGGTATGGATTTTGAAGATTTTGCAGAAAACAGGCTTGTGGTTGATGCCGTGGTCAGGAATCTCGAAATAATAGGTGAGTCATGCAGAGCATTGCCACGAGAGATCAGGGAAAAGTATCCGGATATCGAATGGCGTAAAATTGTAGGACTCAGGAACATTCTGATCCATCAGTATTTTGGAGTAGATCTGGAACTTGTGTGGGATATCGTGAAAAACAAACTCCCAGAACTTGAAATAAAGATTAAAGAGATAAAGAGGGATTTGAATGCCTCTTCAGCCTGA
- a CDS encoding winged helix-turn-helix domain-containing protein, whose amino-acid sequence MKESWSKHSDTLEKSREYHKRYQIAVSSPLRRRILRLIKEGKSEREIGEILGLDEKQLEYHLKILEWGYCIDRSEGRLEITKEGLVVDYLD is encoded by the coding sequence ATGAAGGAGAGCTGGAGCAAGCACAGCGACACCTTGGAGAAGAGCAGGGAGTATCACAAGAGGTACCAGATAGCCGTGAGCAGTCCGCTGAGGAGGAGAATACTAAGGCTCATCAAGGAGGGGAAAAGCGAGAGGGAGATCGGGGAGATTCTCGGCCTCGACGAGAAACAGTTAGAATACCACCTCAAGATCCTCGAGTGGGGCTACTGCATAGACAGGAGCGAGGGGAGGCTGGAGATAACGAAAGAAGGGCTGGTGGTGGACTATCTTGACTGA
- a CDS encoding sodium:solute symporter family protein — protein MNSFTIAILLYAVAGTAIAIYARRYGLRGDKDYYIAGRNVGGLVSALTYAATTYSAFMMVGLVGLSYATGVGAYGFEMFYLLGTLMLLSYYGPKIWRMSRESGAISPAELIGKRFGTGTAMAVALISLVALIPYTSSQLIGVSLVVEKLSGIDFSVAIAISALLIALWAFIGGLRGVAWTDAVQGVIMLSAAVLAVAYVYSMNPDFAAETSKLGELMHVPNRIWTPQLFIKLTVPWFFFALTNPQVFQRLFIPKDERALKRMVVYFGLFGLVYTVMVTLIGLMLRVMAENGQFPMINDRDLVTPTLLSLLPSWLSLLIGISILSAAITTANSIILSLSSMVSRDIARSQLAGRAAIVVLTIAVAIFASTRPAYIVELAVMSSTLLLSTLPLVLAMIHTKFSRGLEAVIAGFVTALVLSYMKYPFTGVAVLAVGFAVLLATNLIKREEKA, from the coding sequence TTGAATAGCTTCACGATCGCCATATTGCTCTACGCAGTGGCAGGAACCGCAATAGCGATCTACGCGAGGAGGTACGGGCTGAGGGGGGACAAGGACTACTACATAGCCGGCAGGAACGTTGGCGGGCTCGTTTCGGCATTGACCTATGCAGCGACAACATACTCGGCCTTCATGATGGTGGGGCTCGTGGGCCTGAGCTACGCAACAGGCGTTGGGGCTTACGGCTTCGAGATGTTCTACCTCCTCGGCACGCTGATGCTCCTCTCCTACTACGGCCCGAAGATATGGAGGATGTCGAGGGAGAGTGGCGCGATATCTCCGGCAGAGCTCATCGGGAAGAGGTTCGGGACGGGCACGGCGATGGCTGTTGCCCTGATCTCTCTGGTCGCTCTAATCCCCTACACGTCCAGCCAGCTCATCGGAGTCTCGCTTGTCGTGGAGAAGCTCTCCGGAATTGACTTCAGCGTAGCAATAGCCATCTCAGCTCTGCTCATCGCGCTCTGGGCGTTCATAGGAGGACTGAGGGGCGTCGCGTGGACAGATGCCGTGCAGGGCGTGATAATGCTGTCCGCAGCGGTTCTGGCCGTTGCCTACGTCTACAGCATGAACCCGGACTTTGCGGCAGAGACGTCGAAGCTTGGAGAGCTCATGCACGTGCCCAACAGGATATGGACTCCACAGCTTTTCATAAAGCTCACCGTGCCCTGGTTCTTCTTCGCCCTGACAAATCCTCAGGTATTCCAGAGGCTGTTCATCCCTAAAGACGAGAGAGCCTTGAAGAGGATGGTCGTGTACTTCGGCCTGTTCGGGCTGGTATACACGGTGATGGTAACGCTGATCGGCCTGATGCTCAGGGTAATGGCAGAGAACGGGCAGTTCCCGATGATCAATGATAGGGATCTCGTGACTCCAACCCTCCTCTCCCTGCTGCCGTCATGGCTCTCCCTGCTCATCGGAATCAGCATCCTCTCTGCTGCGATAACCACGGCCAACTCCATAATACTGAGCCTCTCCTCGATGGTGTCGAGGGATATAGCAAGGAGCCAGCTCGCCGGCAGGGCTGCGATAGTCGTGCTCACCATAGCGGTTGCCATCTTCGCCTCAACAAGGCCTGCGTACATTGTGGAGCTTGCGGTGATGTCCTCCACGCTTCTGCTCTCCACGCTGCCCCTCGTTCTGGCCATGATCCACACAAAATTCAGCAGAGGTCTGGAGGCTGTGATCGCGGGCTTTGTAACAGCACTGGTGCTGAGCTACATGAAGTACCCGTTCACAGGAGTGGCTGTGCTCGCAGTGGGATTTGCAGTTCTCCTCGCAACGAACCTGATAAAAAGAGAAGAGAAGGCTTAA
- a CDS encoding nitrilase-related carbon-nitrogen hydrolase — translation MVVACGQQRVVKDVETNKSKALSLVKRAIQVDAKIVVLPEASNTGLFPENYSSVGSAEEELDTILKLSERKDILVIAGVVEREGGKLYNSVCLLHRGEIIGKYRKILPFPLTDERKHFTPGSELRVFDTPHGKVGVLVCYEVRFPEMARRLVKEGAEILAIPAEFPASRIEHWKTLIRARAIENQVFVLAANCVDPEGKYNGQSAIIDPYGRVLNEAGELQELIFARIDLGEVEECRRKYPFLEDLSTIDKILSEQSNNGLKLP, via the coding sequence ATGGTTGTTGCCTGCGGGCAGCAGAGGGTAGTGAAGGACGTGGAGACCAACAAGTCAAAAGCGCTGAGCCTCGTCAAGAGGGCAATTCAGGTTGACGCGAAGATCGTTGTTCTTCCAGAGGCCTCTAACACCGGTCTCTTCCCGGAAAACTACTCGTCCGTGGGAAGTGCTGAGGAGGAGCTCGACACGATTCTGAAGCTGTCGGAGAGGAAGGACATCCTCGTGATTGCGGGAGTGGTTGAGAGGGAAGGTGGAAAGCTCTACAACAGCGTCTGCCTGCTGCACAGGGGAGAGATAATTGGAAAGTACAGGAAGATCCTTCCCTTCCCTCTAACCGACGAGAGGAAGCACTTCACTCCCGGGAGCGAGCTGAGGGTGTTTGACACCCCCCACGGGAAGGTTGGAGTGCTGGTCTGCTATGAGGTCAGGTTTCCCGAGATGGCGAGAAGGCTCGTAAAAGAGGGGGCGGAGATACTCGCCATTCCAGCCGAGTTTCCTGCCAGCAGGATAGAGCACTGGAAGACGCTCATAAGGGCGAGGGCGATAGAGAATCAGGTCTTCGTTCTCGCGGCAAACTGCGTTGATCCGGAGGGGAAGTACAACGGCCAGTCTGCGATAATAGATCCCTATGGCAGAGTCCTCAACGAGGCCGGGGAGCTGCAGGAGCTCATCTTTGCGAGGATAGATCTGGGTGAAGTGGAGGAGTGCAGGAGAAAATATCCTTTTCTTGAAGATCTGAGCACCATTGATAAAATCCTTTCTGAACAGAGCAATAACGGGTTGAAGTTACCGTAA